In Primulina huaijiensis isolate GDHJ02 chromosome 16, ASM1229523v2, whole genome shotgun sequence, a single genomic region encodes these proteins:
- the LOC140961695 gene encoding alcohol acyltransferase 9 yields MILCTAINHCLCDGIGSSQFLHAWAHVTTQSNPTNLPILPYHYRHVLKPGNPQRVTFSHPVFTKITTDPHNALNLNKYLQSLPLVASSMTFSSSQVTHLKKQCVPSVKCTTFDVLASHTWRCWVKSLDLPCFISVKLLFSVNVRKKMMNDMPEGYYGNGFVLACAEAKVSDLIVPNLHDGVKLVQHAKSEINDEYVKSVLDRLEDKSVVTDLSTSFVISQWSKLGLEDVDFGQGKPIHMGPVVSDIYCLFLPVIGDSDAVTVLVSIPESMIDKFEYYMTDTFVIAENGDAKSKFGDENLQNGVYLK; encoded by the coding sequence ATGATTCTGTGTactgcaatcaatcactgcttGTGTGATGGGATTGGTTCGTCCCAATTTCTACATGCTTGGGCCCACGTCACAACCCAATCTAATCCCACGAATTTACCCATTTTACCTTATCATTACCGCCACGTGTTGAAACCGGGTAACCCACAAAGAGTAACTTTTTCCCATCCAGTGTTCACAAAAATTACCACCGATCCCCACAATGCTCTCAATCTCAACAAGTATTTACAGTCCCTGCCACTTGTGGCTTCTTCCATGACATTTTCATCCTCACAAGTTACTCACCTGAAGAAACAATGTGTCCCCTCCGTGAAATGTACAACCTTCGACGTTTTAGCGTCTCATACTTGGCGTTGTTGGGTTAAGTCGCTAGATTTGCCTTGTTTCATCTCGGTGAAATTGTTATTTTCTGTTAACGTTAGGAAAAAAATGATGAATGACATGCCGGAAGGATATTATGGGAATGGATTCGTGTTAGCTTGTGCGGAGGCCAAGGTTAGTGATTTGATTGTACCCAACTTGCATGATGGTGTGAAATTGGTGCAACACGCGAAGTCGGAAATAAATGATGAATACGTGAAGTCTGTGCTCGATAGGTTGGAAGATAAGTCGGTCGTGACAGATCTTTCCACAAGTTTTGTGATATCACAATGGTCCAAGTTAGGGTTGGAAGACGTGGATTTCGGACAAGGAAAGCCAATACACATGGGACCCGTAGTTAGTGATATTTACTGTTTATTTTTACCGGTTATTGGAGATTCTGATGCTGTTACAGTGCTAGTATCCATCCCGGAATCAATGATCGATAAATTTGAATACTACATGACAGACACGTTCGTGATAGCGGAAAATGGAGATGCTAAGAGTAAGTTCGGGGATGAGAACTTGCAAAATGGTGTGTATCTAAAATAG